In Streptomyces sp. P3, one DNA window encodes the following:
- a CDS encoding TIGR03086 family metal-binding protein: MTDKAGPVGVEVLTQAHAYLREVVAGVGDGQWGRPTPCAGWTARQVLNHARIDQQGYGLALSGGRPDSDPFHPADALDGDPAAELDKVLDMVAEAYAALPADTKEAPTPLGPLPLRIALGAAAMDAAVHAWDIAVATGQDRPLPVETAEGIRPAADRLVNHLRDAYQVFAPAGEPAPDHDPAQALLAFLGRDPHWTAAAR, from the coding sequence ATGACGGACAAGGCCGGCCCGGTCGGGGTCGAGGTCCTCACCCAGGCGCACGCCTACCTGCGCGAGGTCGTCGCGGGCGTCGGGGACGGACAGTGGGGCAGACCGACACCGTGCGCCGGATGGACGGCACGGCAGGTGCTCAACCACGCCCGCATCGACCAGCAGGGCTACGGTCTGGCGCTCAGCGGCGGCCGGCCCGACAGCGATCCGTTCCACCCGGCCGACGCCCTCGACGGCGACCCGGCGGCCGAACTGGACAAGGTACTCGACATGGTGGCCGAGGCCTACGCGGCGCTGCCCGCGGACACGAAGGAGGCGCCGACGCCGCTCGGCCCGCTGCCCCTGCGGATCGCCCTCGGAGCCGCCGCCATGGATGCCGCCGTGCACGCCTGGGACATCGCCGTCGCCACCGGTCAGGACCGCCCGCTGCCGGTGGAAACGGCCGAGGGCATCAGGCCGGCGGCCGACCGGCTCGTGAACCACCTGCGCGACGCCTACCAGGTCTTCGCCCCGGCCGGAGAGCCCGCGCCGGACCACGACCCCGCGCAGGCGCTGCTGGCCTTCCTCGGCCGCGACCCGCACTGGACCGCCGCCGCGCGCTGA
- a CDS encoding ribose-phosphate pyrophosphokinase, with protein MRDISVFSGSAHPELAAEVCAHLGVPLSPTRLSRFANDCLEVQLQANCRERDVFLVQPLVRPVQEHLVELLLMCDAARGASAGRITVVMPHYSYARSDKKDAPRISLGGRLVADLMAAAGVHRVLAMTLHSPQVHGFFSMPVDHLHAHRELAAHFRRYDLTRTTVVSPDLGNAKEAAAFARMIGAQVAAGAKQRFADDRVSISAVIGEVAGRDVIVLDDEIAKGSTVLELLDRLRESRPRSIRVACTHGLFAAAALKRLSEQPDVLEIVCTNTVPVPVEQHTDKLRILSIAPALAEAVRRIHNGESVSALFDAERGEQRSAGRSERVEQRFPAPS; from the coding sequence GTGCGAGACATCTCCGTGTTCAGCGGCAGTGCCCATCCCGAGCTGGCAGCCGAGGTCTGTGCCCACCTCGGCGTGCCCCTGAGTCCCACCCGCCTCAGCAGGTTCGCCAACGACTGCCTGGAGGTCCAGCTCCAGGCCAACTGCCGGGAACGGGACGTCTTCCTCGTCCAGCCCCTGGTCCGGCCCGTACAGGAGCACCTCGTCGAACTGCTGCTGATGTGCGACGCGGCGCGGGGGGCGTCGGCGGGCCGGATCACGGTCGTCATGCCGCACTACTCCTACGCCCGCTCCGACAAGAAGGACGCGCCCCGGATCTCGCTCGGCGGCCGGCTGGTCGCCGACCTGATGGCGGCGGCCGGCGTCCACCGGGTGCTCGCCATGACGCTCCACTCGCCCCAGGTGCACGGCTTCTTCTCGATGCCCGTGGACCATCTGCACGCCCACCGGGAGCTGGCCGCCCACTTCCGCCGCTACGACCTCACCCGCACCACCGTCGTCTCACCCGACCTCGGCAACGCCAAGGAGGCGGCGGCCTTCGCCCGGATGATCGGCGCCCAGGTGGCGGCGGGGGCCAAGCAGCGGTTCGCCGACGACCGGGTCAGCATCAGCGCCGTGATCGGCGAGGTGGCGGGGCGGGACGTGATCGTCCTCGACGACGAGATCGCCAAGGGCAGCACCGTCCTGGAACTGCTCGACCGTTTGAGGGAGTCGCGGCCGCGATCGATACGGGTGGCGTGCACGCACGGCCTGTTCGCGGCCGCTGCGCTGAAACGGCTCAGCGAGCAGCCCGACGTCCTGGAGATCGTGTGCACCAACACGGTGCCGGTGCCCGTCGAGCAGCACACCGACAAGCTGCGGATCCTGTCCATCGCCCCCGCCCTCGCGGAGGCCGTTCGCCGTATCCACAACGGCGAGTCCGTCAGCGCCCTGTTCGACGCGGAGCGCGGCGAACAGCGCAGTGCCGGCCGGTCCGAAAGGGTCGAGCAGCGCTTCCCTGCGCCGTCATAA
- a CDS encoding DUF4230 domain-containing protein: protein MTTSIEPTGPTKADKPPRRLPGRMPGWAKALTAVVVVLVVMFAGIRLSLLPGLRDLFGTETHDRTGPALLRSIQDMSRYDAASGNFQVVVDLEKDAKYLPDAIRGTRTLYVGAGTVDAYVDLGKVGDDDVTVDEDRTSATLRLPHARLGTPALDPDRSYAVSKQRGLLDRLGDLFSDNPGGEQAVQKLAVRHIGDAAKESELTARAENNTTDMLEGLLHSLGFKAVKVVYGS, encoded by the coding sequence ATGACGACTTCCATCGAGCCCACCGGGCCCACCAAGGCCGACAAGCCCCCCAGGCGCCTCCCCGGCCGCATGCCCGGCTGGGCCAAGGCACTCACCGCCGTCGTGGTCGTGCTCGTCGTGATGTTCGCCGGGATCCGGCTGAGCCTGCTGCCCGGACTGCGCGACCTCTTCGGCACCGAGACCCACGACCGCACGGGCCCCGCCCTGCTGCGGTCCATCCAGGACATGAGCCGTTACGACGCCGCCTCCGGCAACTTCCAGGTCGTCGTGGACCTGGAGAAGGACGCCAAGTACCTCCCCGACGCGATCCGCGGCACGCGCACCCTGTACGTCGGGGCGGGCACCGTGGACGCCTACGTCGACCTCGGCAAGGTCGGCGACGACGACGTGACGGTCGACGAGGACCGCACCAGCGCCACGCTCCGGCTGCCGCACGCGCGGCTCGGCACCCCGGCGCTCGACCCCGACCGCTCCTACGCGGTCTCCAAGCAGCGCGGTCTCCTGGACCGCCTCGGCGATCTCTTCTCGGACAACCCCGGCGGCGAACAGGCCGTGCAGAAGCTCGCGGTCCGCCACATCGGTGACGCGGCGAAGGAGAGCGAGCTGACCGCGCGGGCCGAGAACAACACCACCGACATGCTGGAGGGGCTGCTGCACTCCCTCGGCTTCAAGGCGGTGAAGGTGGTCTACGGCTCCTGA
- a CDS encoding PHP domain-containing protein: MDPLEALDRIAFLLERSLAPTYRVRAFRTAGRVLGRLPATEVEQRSAAGTLESLKGVGPRTAQVVREALAGRQPAYLTTLEDEAGRPLTDGAGTGLRALLRGDCHVHSDWSDGGSPIEEMGRTAAALGHEWAALTDHSPRLTVARGLSPERLRRQLDVVEELNATWAPFRLLTGIECDILDDGSLDQEPELLERLDVVVVSVHSKLRMEPRAMTRRMVRAVRDPHADVLGHCTGRLVSGRGRPESQFDADEVFAACAESGTAVEINSRPERLDPPRRLLRRAVAAGTLFSVDTDAHAPGQLDWQILGCARAEECEVPVERVVTAWPLGDLLAWTHEGRTPAGVAGR, from the coding sequence ATGGACCCCCTCGAGGCCCTGGACCGGATCGCCTTCCTGCTGGAGCGGTCGCTGGCCCCGACCTACCGGGTGCGCGCGTTCCGCACGGCGGGCCGCGTGCTGGGACGGCTGCCCGCGACGGAGGTCGAGCAGCGATCGGCGGCCGGGACGCTGGAGTCGCTGAAGGGCGTGGGGCCCAGGACCGCCCAGGTGGTGCGCGAGGCGCTGGCCGGACGACAGCCGGCGTACCTGACGACGCTGGAGGACGAAGCCGGCCGGCCGCTCACGGACGGCGCGGGGACCGGGCTGCGGGCGTTGCTGCGCGGCGACTGCCACGTCCACTCCGACTGGTCGGACGGCGGCAGCCCGATCGAGGAGATGGGACGGACGGCGGCGGCGCTCGGCCACGAATGGGCCGCGCTCACCGACCACTCGCCGCGGCTGACGGTGGCCCGCGGGCTGTCCCCCGAGCGGCTGCGCCGGCAGCTGGACGTGGTCGAGGAGCTCAACGCGACCTGGGCCCCCTTCCGGCTGCTGACCGGCATCGAGTGCGACATCCTCGACGACGGGTCCCTGGACCAGGAGCCGGAGCTGCTGGAGCGGCTCGACGTGGTCGTGGTCTCCGTGCACTCCAAGCTGCGCATGGAACCCCGGGCGATGACGCGCCGCATGGTCAGGGCCGTGCGCGATCCGCACGCCGACGTCCTCGGCCACTGCACCGGACGGCTGGTGAGCGGGCGCGGGCGACCGGAGTCGCAGTTCGACGCGGACGAGGTGTTCGCGGCGTGCGCCGAGTCCGGCACGGCCGTGGAGATCAACAGCCGGCCCGAGCGGCTCGACCCGCCGCGCCGGCTGCTGCGCCGTGCGGTGGCGGCGGGCACGCTGTTCTCCGTCGACACCGACGCGCACGCGCCGGGTCAGCTGGACTGGCAGATCCTCGGCTGTGCGCGGGCCGAGGAGTGCGAGGTGCCCGTGGAGCGGGTCGTCACCGCGTGGCCGCTCGGGGATCTGCTGGCCTGGACGCACGAGGGCCGCACGCCGGCGGGAGTGGCGGGCCGCTGA
- a CDS encoding aromatic acid exporter family protein, which translates to MREVRERAAPLVRLVQRHRDPVVVQALRSAAAATLAYVLALRLSPEALPLTAPLTALLVVQVTLYATLTNGIRRVNAVVAGVLVAIAFSLLVGLTWWSLGLLIVASLAVGHLVRVDEYVPEVAISAMLVLGVTTVGDTAWSRVVETLIGAFVGLGCNLLLPPPVWVEEAGESIEGLARRLRQLMLRIGDEAAGRTPYERAAERLHEARRLDHDIVEVDAALRQAEDSLRLNPRVREGLLHRVVLRTGLDTLEICTVVLRVLARTFTDLAKQREPEPLFPAGTGEVVERLLSEMADAVVSFAVLVTTQVSQNADAAESRLTAELRQAAATRDKLAQLLLEQLQHDARQWQLHGAMLTEVDRIIDELDTEHRTRRLLEELDRNSREQRERRPWLHRLRQRLRGRFRPWRNRSTTARRSQ; encoded by the coding sequence ATGCGAGAAGTACGTGAGCGAGCGGCGCCGCTGGTGCGGCTGGTACAGCGCCACCGGGACCCCGTCGTCGTCCAGGCGCTGCGGTCGGCCGCCGCGGCCACCCTCGCCTATGTCCTCGCGCTGCGCCTGAGCCCCGAGGCGCTGCCGCTGACCGCGCCGCTGACCGCGCTGCTGGTCGTGCAGGTCACCCTGTACGCGACGCTGACCAACGGCATCCGCCGGGTGAACGCGGTGGTGGCCGGCGTCCTCGTGGCCATCGCCTTCAGTCTTCTGGTGGGTCTGACCTGGTGGAGCCTCGGGCTGCTGATCGTGGCCTCGCTGGCGGTGGGGCATCTGGTGCGGGTCGACGAGTACGTGCCCGAGGTGGCGATCAGCGCCATGCTGGTGCTCGGCGTGACCACCGTCGGGGACACGGCGTGGTCGCGGGTGGTGGAGACCCTGATCGGCGCGTTCGTGGGACTCGGCTGCAACCTGCTGCTGCCGCCTCCGGTGTGGGTGGAGGAGGCGGGCGAGTCGATCGAGGGGCTGGCCCGCCGGCTGCGGCAGCTGATGCTGCGCATCGGCGACGAGGCCGCCGGCCGCACCCCGTACGAACGGGCGGCCGAACGGCTGCACGAGGCACGCCGGCTGGACCACGACATCGTCGAGGTGGACGCGGCGCTGCGGCAGGCAGAGGACAGCCTGCGGCTCAACCCCCGCGTCCGGGAGGGGCTGCTGCACCGGGTGGTGCTGCGCACCGGCCTGGACACGCTGGAGATCTGCACGGTCGTGCTCCGGGTGCTCGCCCGTACCTTCACCGACCTGGCCAAGCAGCGGGAGCCGGAGCCGCTGTTCCCCGCCGGGACGGGGGAGGTGGTCGAACGGCTGCTGTCGGAGATGGCCGACGCGGTGGTCAGCTTCGCGGTGCTGGTGACCACGCAGGTCAGCCAGAACGCGGACGCCGCCGAGTCCCGGCTCACCGCCGAGCTGCGGCAGGCCGCGGCGACCCGGGACAAGCTCGCCCAGCTCCTGCTCGAACAGCTCCAGCACGACGCCCGCCAGTGGCAGCTGCACGGCGCGATGCTCACCGAGGTCGACCGCATCATCGACGAGCTCGACACCGAGCACCGCACCCGGCGCCTGCTGGAGGAGCTGGACCGCAACAGCCGGGAACAGCGTGAGCGCCGTCCGTGGCTGCACCGGCTGAGGCAGCGGCTGCGCGGCCGGTTCCGGCCGTGGCGGAACCGGAGCACCACCGCACGTCGTTCCCAGTGA
- a CDS encoding HD domain-containing protein encodes MTTVWTVRSIASDDTSDPVLRPMPSEAARLLDVTGAPPRLVAHLRAVHDVAARLVDRVARHCPRLPVDREAVLFGAATHDIGKTLHPEELSGPGTRHEEAGRALLLAHGVPAERARFAATHASWAAPGVAVEDLLVSLADKVWKNKRVADLEDRVVAELARAGGRPVWREFLDLDEFLTAVGEGADLRLAWQAAHPVHG; translated from the coding sequence ATGACCACCGTCTGGACCGTCCGGTCCATCGCCTCGGACGACACCTCGGACCCCGTGCTGCGCCCGATGCCGTCGGAAGCGGCGCGGCTGCTGGACGTGACCGGCGCACCGCCCCGGTTGGTGGCGCACCTCAGAGCGGTCCACGACGTCGCCGCCCGGCTCGTCGACCGGGTCGCCCGGCACTGCCCGCGACTGCCCGTGGACCGGGAGGCGGTGCTGTTCGGCGCGGCCACGCACGACATCGGCAAGACGCTGCACCCCGAGGAGCTGTCCGGACCGGGCACGCGGCACGAGGAGGCGGGGCGTGCGCTGCTGCTGGCCCACGGGGTGCCCGCCGAGCGGGCGCGGTTCGCCGCGACCCACGCCTCCTGGGCGGCCCCGGGCGTGGCGGTGGAAGACCTGCTGGTGAGCCTGGCCGACAAGGTGTGGAAGAACAAGCGGGTCGCGGATCTGGAGGATCGGGTCGTGGCGGAGCTGGCGCGGGCGGGCGGCCGTCCGGTGTGGCGGGAGTTCCTCGATCTGGACGAGTTCCTCACGGCCGTCGGGGAGGGCGCGGATCTGCGGCTGGCCTGGCAGGCGGCGCATCCGGTCCACGGGTGA
- a CDS encoding HAD family hydrolase produces the protein MTRAAVFDVDGTLVDTNHLHVVTWWEAFRQAGHRVPMHAVHRAVGLGSDDLIAHLLGEDRDTDRDAELSAAHKALYGQYFDRLPPLRDAGRLLRRLRDDGWTVVLATSASGSELSALRGAIDADDAIAATASADDVQAGKPSPEPVAHALEQVGASAEGAVFVGDTVWDMRAGRRAGVRCVGVLCGGVPRADLVAAGAESVYDDPADLLASLSASPLGREPG, from the coding sequence ATGACACGCGCCGCCGTCTTCGACGTCGACGGCACCCTCGTCGACACCAACCACCTGCATGTCGTCACCTGGTGGGAGGCCTTCCGGCAGGCGGGCCACCGGGTGCCGATGCACGCCGTGCACCGGGCGGTGGGCCTCGGTTCCGACGACCTGATCGCCCACCTGCTCGGGGAGGACCGGGACACGGACCGGGACGCGGAGCTCAGCGCCGCCCACAAGGCGCTGTACGGCCAGTACTTCGACCGGCTGCCGCCGCTGCGGGACGCCGGGCGGTTGCTGCGCCGGCTGCGCGACGACGGCTGGACCGTGGTGCTCGCCACCTCGGCGAGCGGGTCCGAGCTGTCCGCCCTGCGCGGCGCCATCGACGCCGACGACGCCATCGCCGCGACCGCGAGCGCGGACGACGTGCAGGCGGGCAAGCCCTCTCCCGAGCCGGTGGCCCACGCCCTGGAGCAGGTCGGGGCGTCCGCCGAGGGGGCCGTGTTCGTCGGCGACACCGTGTGGGACATGCGGGCCGGCCGCCGGGCCGGGGTGCGCTGCGTGGGCGTCCTGTGCGGCGGCGTCCCGCGCGCCGACCTGGTGGCGGCGGGCGCGGAGAGTGTGTACGACGACCCGGCCGACCTGCTGGCGTCCCTCTCGGCGAGCCCGCTGGGGCGGGAACCGGGGTGA
- a CDS encoding VanZ family protein, protein MARAALRPLTAFRPRGAKEPGKPGKPWRPWNRTGTPPQTGEKPDGKAGTRTGAKTGRPLPFPLRLLAMLCAFAFMVAFAVVLARITLEPSPASAALVHSNLRPGDSLRAYLDQPELRDAAKQIGGNLLLGVPFGVLVPVVAPRARGLLRVLLLTAAVMLLVEFAQGALVNGRAFDIDDVILNTTGALIGYLILGRRFGRAVHARRPRA, encoded by the coding sequence ATGGCCCGTGCAGCGCTACGTCCGCTCACCGCGTTCCGCCCGCGCGGCGCCAAGGAGCCCGGGAAACCCGGAAAGCCCTGGAGGCCCTGGAACAGGACCGGGACGCCTCCGCAGACCGGCGAGAAGCCGGACGGGAAGGCCGGAACGAGGACCGGCGCGAAGACCGGTCGGCCGCTGCCGTTCCCGCTGCGGCTGCTGGCCATGCTGTGCGCCTTCGCGTTCATGGTCGCGTTCGCCGTCGTGCTCGCCCGCATCACCCTGGAGCCGTCACCCGCCTCGGCGGCCCTGGTGCACTCCAACCTGCGGCCGGGCGACTCGCTGCGGGCCTATCTGGACCAGCCGGAACTGCGCGACGCCGCGAAGCAGATCGGCGGCAACCTGCTGCTGGGCGTGCCCTTCGGCGTGCTGGTGCCGGTCGTCGCCCCCCGGGCCCGCGGGCTGCTGCGCGTGCTGCTGCTGACGGCGGCCGTCATGCTGCTGGTGGAGTTCGCCCAGGGCGCGCTGGTGAACGGACGCGCCTTCGACATCGACGACGTCATCCTCAACACGACGGGTGCGCTGATCGGTTACCTGATCCTGGGGCGCAGGTTCGGCCGGGCGGTGCACGCCCGCAGGCCGCGCGCGTGA
- a CDS encoding ROK family transcriptional regulator, translated as MTGRNGRTVRDLRRANRTAVLQRLYFDGPLSRFELGPATGLSSGSISNVVAELIADGLVEEAGSVDSDGGRPRILLRVAPGSGHMIGVDVGETRVRIELFDLTLTELARVEKPLEPRRYEVDGIVGHVRDGVAEVLAAASVAPEQLLGVGIGVPGIVEHTPGRGAVVHGQTIGWDAVPLEELLREGSLLPESVPYFIDNGAKTLGQAEMWFGGGRGAHNAVVVLFGSGVGACLVTSEVEHGRAVEWGHLTVRVRGRRCRCGALGCLEAYAGAEALLERWREAGGRPPEGVDEETALTAMLAAAYPPGGDTPDGGGRTADPVALAVLEETAEYLGAGLSDLINLFQPERILIGGWAGLQLGARFLPAVRRHATAYALRHPAQKVGIELGRLGPDAVTVGAAILPLADFFARGGRRPDPAPTGPAPAWRTVLEERAPR; from the coding sequence ATGACGGGGCGGAACGGGCGCACGGTACGTGACCTGAGGCGGGCCAACCGCACGGCGGTGCTGCAGCGGCTCTACTTCGACGGCCCGCTGAGCCGTTTCGAGCTCGGCCCGGCCACCGGTCTGAGCTCGGGCTCGATCAGCAACGTCGTCGCCGAACTGATCGCGGACGGACTGGTGGAGGAGGCCGGCAGCGTCGACTCCGACGGAGGCCGCCCCCGCATCCTGTTGCGGGTGGCCCCCGGCAGCGGCCACATGATCGGCGTGGACGTCGGCGAGACCCGGGTGCGGATCGAGCTGTTCGACCTGACGCTGACCGAACTCGCGCGCGTGGAAAAGCCGTTGGAACCGCGGCGGTACGAGGTCGACGGCATCGTCGGCCACGTCCGCGACGGCGTGGCCGAGGTGCTGGCGGCGGCCTCCGTCGCCCCCGAACAGCTTCTCGGCGTCGGCATCGGCGTCCCCGGCATCGTCGAGCACACCCCCGGGCGCGGCGCGGTCGTGCACGGTCAGACCATCGGCTGGGACGCCGTCCCGCTGGAGGAGCTGCTGCGTGAGGGCTCTCTTCTCCCCGAGTCGGTCCCGTACTTCATCGACAACGGCGCGAAGACCCTCGGCCAGGCCGAGATGTGGTTCGGCGGCGGACGCGGCGCGCACAACGCGGTCGTCGTCCTCTTCGGCTCGGGTGTCGGCGCCTGCCTCGTCACCTCCGAGGTCGAGCACGGCCGGGCGGTCGAGTGGGGGCACCTCACCGTACGGGTGCGCGGCCGCCGCTGCAGGTGCGGGGCCCTCGGCTGTCTGGAGGCGTACGCCGGTGCCGAAGCCCTGCTGGAGCGCTGGCGCGAGGCCGGCGGCCGGCCGCCGGAGGGCGTGGACGAGGAGACGGCGCTGACGGCGATGCTCGCCGCCGCCTACCCGCCGGGCGGCGACACCCCCGACGGCGGAGGGCGGACCGCCGACCCGGTGGCACTCGCGGTGCTGGAGGAGACGGCGGAGTACCTGGGCGCGGGCCTCTCCGACCTGATCAACCTGTTCCAGCCCGAGCGCATCCTCATCGGCGGCTGGGCCGGCCTGCAACTCGGGGCGCGGTTCCTGCCGGCCGTGCGCCGTCATGCCACCGCGTACGCGCTGCGCCACCCGGCGCAGAAGGTCGGTATCGAGCTCGGACGGCTCGGTCCCGACGCCGTCACCGTCGGCGCGGCGATCCTCCCGCTCGCCGACTTCTTCGCCCGCGGCGGCCGTCGCCCCGACCCCGCCCCCACCGGCCCGGCGCCCGCCTGGCGCACGGTGCTGGAGGAGCGCGCCCCACGCTGA